The region GGTCATCGAATTCGTCGATCACTGCGCGCATTTCCCGGATGTACTCGTGCGTTTCGGGTTGATCCTGGGTATAGATGTGCTCCACGCTGGCGTGCTCGATATCGCCGGGACGCCAGTTGGGATTGGCGGGTTCATCGAGAAAGCGTTCGTCTTCTGCCAGCAGCCAGATCACATCGACCCGGAAGCCGTCAACGCCGCGCCGCATCCAGAAGCGCAGCACCTCGAACATGGCCTCCCGGACGTCCGGATTGCGCCAGTTCAGATCCGGCTGTGACGGCAGGAACTGATGCAGGTAATACTGGCCGCTTGCCTCGTCCAGGGTCCAGGCCGGCCCCCCGAAAAAGGATTTCCAGTTGTTGGGCAGTCCGCCGTCCGGGCCTGGATCGCGCCACACGTACCAGTCACGCTTCGGGCTGCCTTTGCCCTGCAACGCCTCCTGAAACCAGGCATGGTCGCTGGAGGTATGGTTGGGAACATAGTCCAGCATGACCTTCAGCCCCAGGCGGTGGGCCTCAGCGACCAGAGCGTCGAAGTCTTCGAGGCTGCCAAACAGCGGATCGATATCGCAGTAATCGGCGACGTCGTACCCGAAGTCCCGCATCGGACTGGTGAAAATGGGGGAGAGCCAGACAGCCTGCACTCCCAGGCTGGCTACGTAGGGCAGCCTGGCCGTGATCCCACGCAGATCCCCAACGCCGTCGCCGCTGGCGTCCTGAAAGGACCGTGGATAGATCTGATAGATGATGCCGCTCTGCCACCACTTCAACTGCGCTGTCAGGGTCATAGGGTCAGCCTAGCAAATTTTTTCTGTATCGATTAAGTACAAAAAGACAGGCTGCCCTTCGGGGAAACTGAAGCATGTGAAACTACGTCAAGGCTGAATCCCAGTTCTTCCTGGGACCGGCGCCCAGAGCATCAACGTCCGCGATCAGGTCGTGGGTTGCATTCAGGAACGGGGCGGACTGAGCTGGTCGCCAGGCCGGCTCGGCGTAAGCTGTGTCCCCAAACTCCTGAACAGAGGTTGAAGTGATCTCAGTTGGCTGGCGTATCCGTGCCCAGGCGCACGGTGACATCAGCGCCGGAGACCCCTGCCGCCGAGGTCACCGTGCCGTGGCCGACATCCTGCAGCAGACGTGGCGCCGCGCTGCCTGTGATGGTGGTCGGTGCCGGGCCGCGAGGTTCCGAGGCGATCCAGACATTCCTGTAGCCCAGACTTTCGAGCTTTGTCTTCAGGCGAGCCGCGCTGCCCGCCGGAGCGTCGATATTCACTACGGCAATCCCCAGGCTGCGCGGGTCGTTGGGATCGCGGAAGTGTTTGGCGATCAGTGCGTTCAGAGCGGCCCGGTCTGTTTCCCAGATACTGAGCCGGCCACTGCGGCCGAAGTTCCCTGGAACCGTATGTGTCTGTACCTTCAGGCCACTCAACGCTCCTCCAAGGAGCGCACCGAACTGCTCCCGGCTGATGTTGGTTTTGGTGGTCCGGTCCAGCGCGCCGGCAATCATGGGCAGGCGCCACCAGTTCAGCGGGTTCTTGACCTGATTGCCCATGGCTGTCATGAACTGCTGCTGACGTCCCACCCGGCCAATGTCCCCAAGGTTGTCATTGCGAAAACGCAGGTATCCCTCGGCCTGCACGCCATTGAGGGTCTGCCGGCCAGGTTGCAGGTCCACATGCAGTTTTCCGGCATTGTCGTCGTACTTCATTCTCTGCTGGACATCCAGCGTCACGCCCCCTGCCGCATCTGTCAGGGCCCGCACCGCGTACAGCGATAGAAACACGTAAGCGTCGGGTTTGACGCCCGTCAGGCTCTGCACCGCGTTCATGACCATTTCCGGGCCACCGTGGGGATTGGCACCGTTGATCTTGCCCCAGCCCCAGCCGGGCACATTCAGCCATGTGTCGCGCGGAATGCTCAGCAGGTTGACGGTGCCGTCCGGGCGCAGCTGTGCCAGGACCAGGGTATCTGTGTTGCCCTTGTAGTCTTCCGGTTTAACCGGGTAAGGCCACACCGGCGCATTCTCGTCGTACTCGGGCGCCACGCCCGCCAGCAGCAGAGTCACGGGACCCTCGGCCTTGCGGGGCAGGGCACCGTACTTCATCAGGGCGGGAGCAGCAGGGGCAGACAGGGCCACCAGACCAGCAAGGGCAGCAAGAACGACGACGCGGAGCACGGGCGGAGCATACCTCTAAGTAGCTCACGGCGTATCACCCAGAAGGAGGATGGTCCTCAGCCGCAGCGGAAGGGGATCGGCAGAGGGCCGCAGCAGCACACCCCACGTACCTGTGGCCCGCTTGTTCCAAACGCCAGGGGAGAGCCCTCGCGCAGGGCGTTATGGGCCTGGCGGCAGCTGGCAAAGCGCGTGGCTACCCGGCGGCGCCCGCCGATCAGCCCGTCCTCCCGGATGATGCGTGCCACTGCTGCCGAGCAGGAATCGCCGCCGTGCAGCGCCGCGTGAGCGCAGCGAAAACCCTTATGCGGGGAGAGATAACGTCCATAGAAGCGGATGGCACCCAGAGCAATGGCGTCCAGGGGACGGGAAATAGGTCTGGTCATGCCCCAGGGTAGCCACCGCCCCAGGCTTCAGCGTCCTGCCTCAACCGATGGTGAAGCCGCTCCTGCCGCCGGGAGCTCGTGGATGAGGTGAATAAAGCGGATACCCGACACCGTACGCTCTCCAGCCGCTATGAAGCCATGCCGGGTGTACAGGCGCGTGGCCGGGTTGTGGGCCTCGGACAGCAGGCCCAGCCTCGTCAGACCCAGCGTCTGAGCCCGAATGACAGCTGCCTCCAGCAGGGCCCCGCCCACACCTCTGCCCCGCCAGTCGGGACTGACGG is a window of Deinococcus deserti VCD115 DNA encoding:
- a CDS encoding LCP family protein, which translates into the protein MLRVVVLAALAGLVALSAPAAPALMKYGALPRKAEGPVTLLLAGVAPEYDENAPVWPYPVKPEDYKGNTDTLVLAQLRPDGTVNLLSIPRDTWLNVPGWGWGKINGANPHGGPEMVMNAVQSLTGVKPDAYVFLSLYAVRALTDAAGGVTLDVQQRMKYDDNAGKLHVDLQPGRQTLNGVQAEGYLRFRNDNLGDIGRVGRQQQFMTAMGNQVKNPLNWWRLPMIAGALDRTTKTNISREQFGALLGGALSGLKVQTHTVPGNFGRSGRLSIWETDRAALNALIAKHFRDPNDPRSLGIAVVNIDAPAGSAARLKTKLESLGYRNVWIASEPRGPAPTTITGSAAPRLLQDVGHGTVTSAAGVSGADVTVRLGTDTPAN
- the yidD gene encoding membrane protein insertion efficiency factor YidD; this translates as MTRPISRPLDAIALGAIRFYGRYLSPHKGFRCAHAALHGGDSCSAAVARIIREDGLIGGRRRVATRFASCRQAHNALREGSPLAFGTSGPQVRGVCCCGPLPIPFRCG